One genomic window of Leptotrichia shahii includes the following:
- a CDS encoding HU family DNA-binding protein — protein MSKKEFVDAYAKATGETKKRAEELVNAFLETTEESLVKGENIQFVGWGTFEVKERAAREGRNPSTGAPIKIEAKKVVKFKVGKKLADKIAEAK, from the coding sequence ATGTCAAAAAAAGAATTTGTAGATGCTTATGCAAAAGCAACTGGAGAAACTAAAAAAAGAGCTGAAGAATTGGTAAATGCTTTTTTAGAAACAACAGAAGAATCTTTAGTAAAAGGTGAAAATATCCAATTTGTAGGTTGGGGAACTTTTGAAGTAAAAGAAAGAGCAGCTAGAGAAGGAAGAAATCCATCAACTGGTGCTCCAATCAAAATTGAAGCTAAAAAAGTAGTTAAATTCAAAGTTGGGAAAAAATTAGCTGATAAAATTGCAGAAGCTAAATAA
- a CDS encoding OmpA family protein, which yields MGRRSTTTTIIALGLLVASPLMARRLTTTQMRENTIRINALELEEPAPEPIPEPVPEPKKDDVWVFDSGRLNFDFDKSVVKPQYFELLRNVKDYAEQNDFKLTIIGHTDSKGSDAYNMALGMRRAIAVRDKLLEFGLDPARILGVESRGESEPIAPNDTEQGRFENRRIEFKATK from the coding sequence ATGGGTAGACGATCAACAACAACAACAATAATTGCATTAGGGTTGTTAGTTGCTTCACCATTGATGGCAAGAAGGCTGACAACTACTCAAATGAGAGAGAATACAATTAGAATTAATGCTCTTGAGTTAGAAGAACCAGCTCCAGAACCGATTCCAGAGCCAGTTCCAGAACCTAAGAAAGATGATGTTTGGGTATTTGATTCTGGAAGATTGAACTTTGATTTTGATAAATCAGTAGTTAAACCTCAATACTTTGAATTATTAAGAAATGTTAAAGACTATGCTGAACAAAATGATTTCAAATTAACAATTATAGGACATACAGATTCTAAAGGTTCTGATGCATATAATATGGCTTTAGGTATGAGAAGGGCAATAGCAGTTAGAGATAAATTGTTAGAATTTGGATTAGACCCTGCAAGAATTTTAGGTGTAGAATCAAGAGGGGAATCTGAACCAATCGCTCCGAATGATACTGAACAAGGAAGATTTGAAAACAGAAGAATTGAATTTAAAGCTACAAAATAG
- a CDS encoding PTS sugar transporter subunit IIA — protein MKILEYLVSERVNLDLKGTTKAETIKEMAQLFVKSGIIDSEDLEEFVREINEREKLTPTGMQDGIAIPHARTPLVKSLSLAMGISSKGVDFESMDGELSKLIFMIAAPEGTKKEHLDLLAEISKLSFEEELVEQLEKVKTVEEIFEKLKNL, from the coding sequence ATGAAAATACTAGAATATTTAGTGTCTGAAAGAGTAAATTTGGATTTAAAGGGAACAACAAAAGCCGAAACTATTAAGGAAATGGCACAATTGTTTGTGAAAAGTGGAATTATTGATTCAGAAGATCTTGAAGAATTTGTGAGAGAAATAAATGAAAGGGAAAAATTGACACCAACAGGAATGCAAGATGGGATCGCAATTCCACATGCAAGAACTCCGCTAGTAAAGTCTCTTTCACTTGCAATGGGGATTTCTAGCAAAGGAGTTGACTTTGAAAGTATGGATGGAGAACTTTCAAAATTAATTTTTATGATTGCTGCTCCAGAAGGAACTAAAAAAGAACATTTAGATCTGTTAGCTGAAATTTCAAAATTGTCATTTGAAGAAGAATTAGTTGAACAGCTTGAAAAAGTTAAAACAGTTGAAGAAATTTTTGAAAAGTTAAAAAATCTTTAA
- a CDS encoding cation-translocating P-type ATPase, translating to MWFTKSSKDVLKELNVSSETGLSTEEVKNRLDKYGPNKLKGKPKKSLLQLFLAQLQDMLIYVLIGAAVINIVAHGKDGIADALIILAVVLINAIVGVVQESKAEKALEALQQMTTPKSLVRRNGEVIEVNSEELVPGDILIIDAGRFIPADVRLIESANLQIEESALTGESVPSEKDANFITADAKIPIGDKENMAFMSTMATYGRGEGVVVETGMNTEIGKIAQILDEDNNTLTPLQIKLEELGKILGYGAMVICGIIFVIGLIQGRGVVDMFMTAISLAVAAIPEGLVAIVAIVLSLGVKTMSKKNAIVRKLPAVETLGAVNIVCSDKTGTLTQNKMTVLKTYTLDNLRDISSQNGQKANADETELIRSFVLCSDASVENGQDIGDPTEVALIVLGNKFDLEKNALNAKYKRVSENPFDSDRKLMSTLNEEGGKYRVHTKGAIDNILTRANKILVNGEILPLTEEEKNKILKVAEEMSDDALRVLGVAFKDVDSQISPEEMEKDLVVVGIVGMIDPPRTEVKDSIVEAKKAGITPIMITGDHKNTAVAIAKELGIATDISQSLTGAEIDEIPDDKFAKEVNKYRVFARVSPEHKVKIVKAFKEQGNIVSMTGDGVNDAPSLKFADIGVAMGITGTDVSKGASDMILTDDNFTTIIHAIEEGRNIFNNIKKTIIFLLSCNLGEVLCVFIATLFGWAIPLVATQLLWVNLITDTLPAISLGMDPGDKEVMARKPRNPKESFFSEGAGMRSIVGGVLIGILTLVAFYLGIIHSGNISISLVKENNSATREILTYGRTMAFIVLTFSQLFYSLSMRNSKKTIFEVGFFGNKFLIGSIVIGIVLQIGLTSIPSIAQMFKVTAIDSSHWGMVIGLSLVPFVVNEIIKVISRRRND from the coding sequence ATGTGGTTTACTAAATCATCAAAAGATGTTTTGAAAGAGTTGAATGTTTCTTCAGAAACGGGACTTTCAACGGAAGAAGTAAAAAATCGCCTGGACAAATATGGACCTAATAAATTAAAAGGAAAGCCGAAAAAAAGTTTGCTGCAATTGTTTTTAGCACAGCTTCAGGATATGCTTATTTATGTGCTAATTGGTGCGGCTGTGATTAATATTGTTGCACATGGAAAGGATGGGATAGCTGATGCTTTGATAATTTTAGCAGTAGTCCTTATAAACGCGATAGTTGGAGTTGTGCAGGAATCTAAAGCGGAAAAGGCGCTGGAAGCGTTACAGCAAATGACTACACCTAAGAGCTTGGTTAGAAGAAATGGGGAAGTTATTGAAGTTAATTCCGAAGAACTGGTACCGGGAGATATTTTAATAATTGATGCGGGGAGATTTATTCCAGCAGATGTTAGACTTATTGAAAGTGCCAATTTACAAATTGAAGAGTCGGCACTTACTGGAGAATCTGTTCCAAGTGAAAAAGATGCCAACTTTATAACAGCTGATGCAAAAATACCTATTGGAGATAAGGAAAATATGGCTTTTATGTCAACTATGGCAACTTATGGAAGAGGAGAAGGCGTTGTAGTTGAAACTGGAATGAATACAGAAATTGGTAAAATTGCACAAATTTTGGATGAAGATAACAATACATTGACTCCACTTCAGATAAAACTGGAAGAATTAGGAAAAATTCTAGGTTATGGAGCAATGGTAATTTGCGGAATCATTTTTGTTATAGGATTGATTCAAGGAAGAGGAGTGGTCGATATGTTTATGACGGCGATAAGTTTGGCTGTGGCGGCAATTCCTGAAGGGCTTGTTGCGATTGTTGCAATCGTACTCTCACTTGGAGTAAAGACTATGTCGAAAAAAAATGCAATTGTGAGAAAATTACCTGCTGTTGAAACGTTAGGAGCAGTAAATATCGTTTGTTCTGATAAAACTGGGACACTTACTCAAAATAAGATGACAGTTTTGAAAACATATACTCTGGATAATTTAAGGGATATTTCCAGTCAGAATGGACAAAAGGCGAATGCTGATGAAACTGAGTTAATCCGTTCGTTTGTGCTTTGCTCGGATGCATCTGTTGAAAATGGACAGGATATTGGAGATCCAACAGAAGTGGCTCTGATTGTATTGGGAAATAAATTTGATCTGGAAAAAAATGCGTTGAATGCTAAATATAAAAGGGTTTCTGAAAATCCATTTGATTCAGACAGAAAATTGATGTCGACACTTAATGAAGAAGGTGGGAAATATAGAGTTCATACAAAAGGTGCGATTGACAACATTCTTACAAGAGCAAATAAAATTCTTGTAAATGGAGAAATTTTACCATTGACTGAAGAAGAAAAAAATAAAATATTGAAAGTTGCTGAAGAAATGTCTGATGACGCTTTAAGAGTGCTTGGAGTGGCATTTAAAGATGTTGACAGCCAAATTTCGCCTGAAGAGATGGAAAAAGATCTGGTTGTAGTTGGAATTGTTGGAATGATTGATCCGCCTAGAACTGAAGTGAAAGATTCGATTGTAGAAGCTAAAAAGGCTGGAATTACTCCGATTATGATAACTGGGGATCATAAGAATACGGCGGTTGCAATTGCAAAAGAGTTAGGAATTGCGACAGATATTAGTCAAAGTTTGACTGGAGCTGAAATTGATGAGATTCCAGATGATAAATTTGCTAAGGAAGTGAATAAATATAGGGTGTTTGCAAGAGTTTCGCCTGAGCATAAAGTTAAGATTGTAAAAGCGTTTAAAGAGCAAGGAAATATCGTTTCGATGACTGGAGATGGAGTAAATGATGCACCGTCGCTTAAATTTGCCGATATAGGAGTGGCAATGGGAATTACAGGGACTGATGTTTCTAAAGGTGCTAGTGACATGATTTTGACTGATGACAATTTTACTACGATAATTCATGCGATTGAAGAAGGAAGAAATATTTTTAATAATATTAAAAAAACAATTATATTTTTACTTTCTTGTAATTTGGGAGAAGTTTTGTGTGTATTTATTGCAACATTATTCGGCTGGGCAATACCATTAGTTGCAACTCAGCTTTTATGGGTAAACTTGATAACTGACACATTGCCTGCGATTTCACTTGGAATGGATCCTGGAGATAAGGAAGTTATGGCTAGAAAACCTAGAAATCCGAAGGAAAGTTTCTTTTCTGAAGGTGCAGGAATGAGATCAATTGTCGGTGGAGTGTTGATTGGAATACTTACACTTGTCGCATTTTATTTGGGAATTATTCATAGCGGAAATATATCTATTTCGCTTGTAAAAGAAAATAATTCAGCAACACGAGAGATTCTGACTTATGGAAGAACAATGGCATTTATCGTTCTTACATTCTCACAATTGTTTTATTCATTGTCAATGAGAAATAGTAAAAAAACTATTTTTGAAGTGGGATTTTTTGGGAATAAATTTTTAATTGGGTCAATTGTTATTGGAATAGTTTTACAAATTGGCTTGACTTCGATTCCAAGTATTGCACAAATGTTTAAAGTGACTGCGATTGATTCAAGTCATTGGGGAATGGTAATCGGCTTGTCATTAGTTCCGTTTGTTGTTAATGAAATTATAAAAGTGATTTCAAGAAGAAGAAATGATTAA
- a CDS encoding adhesion protein FadA, translating to MKKTIFLLVGIMMVSSIGFSAEKKSLEGSLNSIESQFNELMKKEEAQKQSYIQQKAQLEAELEDLKEKQTSREKLAEKLKVDSEVRWHRDKYKKILKNSETIYKNINKSIAQKEKKIAELDALLSVMN from the coding sequence ATGAAAAAAACAATATTCTTATTAGTTGGAATAATGATGGTTTCATCAATAGGTTTCTCTGCTGAAAAAAAGAGTTTAGAAGGCAGTTTAAATTCAATTGAAAGCCAATTCAATGAATTGATGAAAAAAGAAGAAGCGCAAAAGCAAAGTTACATTCAGCAAAAAGCTCAATTAGAAGCTGAATTGGAAGATTTGAAAGAAAAACAAACAAGTAGGGAAAAATTAGCAGAAAAATTAAAAGTAGATTCAGAAGTAAGATGGCACAGAGATAAATATAAAAAAATACTAAAAAATTCTGAAACTATCTATAAAAATATAAATAAAAGCATAGCACAAAAAGAGAAAAAAATTGCTGAATTGGATGCATTATTATCAGTAATGAATTAA
- the miaA gene encoding tRNA (adenosine(37)-N6)-dimethylallyltransferase MiaA — protein sequence MKGIVIAGATGVGKTDLSIKIAKKIDAEIISADASQIYKELNIGTAKITDEEMQGVKHYMIDVVDPGEDYSVGDFERDVNNILNENSQKSENRKNIIITGGTGLYIRSITNGFAKLPSKDEKIRKNLEDKNLDELQEILKKLDKESYEEIDLSNKLRLVRAIEVCILTGGKFSELRTRNIKNNDYEFLKVFLTRNREELYDRINRRVEIMIAKGLVAEAKKVYNKYKEKLYKISSIGYKELFMYFDGKIKLDEAIEEIKKESRRYAKRQMTWFRKEKDYIICNLSEMSENEVLDEILKRWENF from the coding sequence GTGAAAGGAATTGTAATTGCGGGTGCTACTGGAGTTGGGAAAACTGATTTGTCAATAAAAATTGCAAAAAAAATTGATGCGGAAATTATCTCGGCGGATGCATCTCAAATTTATAAAGAATTGAATATTGGAACTGCAAAAATAACTGATGAAGAAATGCAGGGTGTAAAGCATTATATGATTGATGTTGTAGATCCTGGTGAAGATTATTCTGTGGGAGATTTTGAGAGAGATGTAAATAATATTCTGAATGAAAATTCTCAAAAAAGTGAAAACAGGAAGAATATCATTATTACAGGAGGAACGGGACTTTATATAAGGTCGATTACAAATGGATTTGCAAAATTGCCTTCAAAAGATGAAAAAATTAGAAAAAATTTGGAAGACAAAAACCTTGATGAATTACAGGAAATTTTGAAAAAATTAGATAAAGAATCCTATGAGGAAATTGATTTATCCAATAAGTTGCGGCTAGTTCGGGCTATTGAAGTGTGCATTTTAACTGGTGGTAAATTTAGCGAGCTAAGGACTAGAAATATAAAAAATAATGATTATGAATTTTTGAAGGTATTTTTGACACGAAATAGAGAAGAACTTTATGATAGGATTAATAGGCGAGTTGAAATTATGATTGCAAAAGGACTTGTCGCAGAGGCAAAAAAAGTATATAATAAATACAAAGAAAAACTTTATAAGATATCCTCGATTGGATATAAGGAATTGTTTATGTACTTTGATGGTAAAATTAAATTGGATGAGGCAATTGAAGAAATAAAAAAAGAAAGTAGAAGATATGCAAAAAGACAGATGACATGGTTTAGAAAAGAAAAAGACTATATTATTTGTAATCTATCAGAGATGTCTGAAAATGAAGTTTTGGATGAGATTTTGAAAAGATGGGAAAATTTTTAG